The following is a genomic window from Photobacterium sp. GJ3.
GGGCATCAGCATCTGCGCTTCATTCTCAAACGTCGCTCTCATCCGGATCGAACCCGTCTGCTGGCTGACGGTGTTATTCACAAAATCGATATGGCCCTGATATGAAAATCCGGCATCACCAGACAAGGCCATCATCACCGGACTGGAATCACTGTGCTCAGACACACGCAACAGGTGATTGCGAACATAATTCAGGTAGGTTTGTTCATCGACATCAAACCAGGCATACATCTGTTCGGTCGAGACGATGGTCGTCAGTTCACTCTGACCACTGGTGACATAATTCCCCTGCGTCACCTGAGCATGGGACACCCGACCGTCGATTGGCGATACCACTTCGGTAAATGACAACTGCAAACGGGCATGCTTCAGCGATGCTTTGAGCGCATCCAGCTCTGCTTTGGCCTGCTGGAGTGCGGCCTGACGGTTGTCATAGATATCGGCAGAGATGGCTTTGGTCGCATTCAACCGTTTCGCCCGGACGAACTCGCTTTCAGCCAGCTTTAGTTGACTTTGCATACTGACCTGCTGCGCTTCCAGCCGCTCAACTTCAGCACGGAACAGGCGATCATCAATTCTGAACAGTACCTCGCCCTGCTGAACCAAATCGCCTTCCCGGTAAGCCACTTCCGTCACATATCCCGACACGCGTGGCTTGAGTGCCACAGTGACCGGCGCTTGCAAACGGCCCGTATATTCGTCCCACTCGGTGATTCGTTCGCTGATCACAGCGGCGACACTGATTTGCGGAAGCTGAGGCGATGCCGGAGATTCATTGCCAAACGCTGCCCCGGAGGCGGACAGCAAAATCACAGAAATGCCGCCCCGAAGGCGGTCTCCAAATCGGTTCAAAGTCATCATCAGGCAATCCTCTCTGACGTTGCTGGGCTGAATGTAATCAATGTAATGTCGTGACCGAACCACGGCACCGGGTTCAGATTTCACCTTGTCAGTTTATGTCTCATTCAGCTTATTGATATTGTCGAAACCTCGGGGATGATTGCCTATTTCTACAAAAGAAGAAATTCTCCCATTGAATCAAGGCGCTTTCACGCTCAGATTCACACACCCAAAATGATGACTAATCTGCCCTCCCGACAAGCACCTTGCCTGTTCCTACACAATCCTTGCCTATTCCTCCGAAGGGTATCTTTCCATAAAACCCTGGCCGAAAGCTTGCCTTATACTCTATAGTCGCATGAGGGATGAACTAAGTGAGTAACGGCATGACAGCGATCCAAGAAGAATTAATCCATCTGGTGAATCGGCACATTGATGGGCCGGGACTGACTGACACAGTCCTGCCGGAATTGAAACTGATGCACAGCACAGAAAACAGCGCCTGTTCCCCAACGATTTACAGCCCGATGTTGTGCTTACTGGTGCAGGGTGAAAAACGTATTACGGCAGGTGCGCGTGAATTGATGCTGACTGCCGGGGATTTCTTGCTGGTGCCTGTGATGATGCCTGTGGTCGGCGAAATCCTTCGTGCTTCAGAGGAGCAACCTTACATTGGCATCAGCATTTCGCTGGATCTCAAAGAACTGACCGATTTGCTGATTGCCATGAAAGAGCCGCCTGAGGCCATCACCAAATGTCCCTACTGCATCAGAACTGTGGCTTCTGATGAGGACATGCTGGTGGTGTTCAAACGTTTTCTGAGTCTGCTTGACCATCCGGAAGACATTGCGATTATGCTGCCACTGCTCAAACGGGAACTCATGTATCGGCTGCTCAAAAGCCCGGCAGGCGTACAGCTTCGCCAGTTCCTGCTTCGGGACACGCAGGCCAACCGCATCAGCAAAGTTGTTGAAATGATTCAGCAGCGATACCGGGAACCCATCCGGGTTCAGGAGCTGGCCGATATGGTGCACATGAGCCAGTCTTCCCTGTTCAACGCCTTCAAAGCCGTGACGTCCATGACGCCGCTGCAGTTTCAGAAACAGCTTCGCCTCAATGAAGCCCGCCGGATCATGCTGCAAGACGGCCTTGACGCTTCCGCCGCCAGTTATCGGGTCGGCTATGAAAGCCCGTCCCACTTCAACCGGGAATACAGCCGGCTATTTGGCATCCCGCCCATGACAGACATCAGCCGCCTGCGAGGCCACAAGCCGCTGATGGAAGACCGGATTTAATCCAAGCGCCTGACCGGAGCAATTCAGACAAACTGATTGTTCCGGTCTCTCACCGCCTTATCTTCCACTCTCCAACCTCTGAGTCACAACCTGCGCTATCCGGACTTATGATTCGGGCAGAATCAGTTTTCAATCAACACGTTTCCTTTGAAAGTCACACACTCACCACGCCCCATAAACAAAGGGGACATCGCCTATAAAACCCTTACAAATCAGAATAATGCCCAATAAATCCTCAATATATACAGTCATATAGACTAAACTTTTCTTGTATATACAGATCACAATCTAAACATATCGATCTACATCACCATATGAAACAAATGTATTATGAGTGCGTTTGATTATGATTTTAATTCTTATTTGAGGTAAACGGTGTCTGATCAGTTGTTTAAAATCGAGATATCGCCTAGCACGCTATCAATTATTACGACATACCAGTGCACAGCTGCTTGTGCTGATTGCTGTTTCGAATGCAGTCCTTCCATCACAAAATCATTAAGTTACGCTGAGATGAGTCAGTTTATTGATGATGCGATTCAGGAGCATCCTTCTATTCGTCTCGTCGTTTTTACTGGCGGCGAATGCTTCATGCTGAAGGACAAGCTCTTTTCATTAATTACCAAGTGCACTCAACTTGGGCTCGCAACACGCTGTGTGACCAACGGCTACTGGGCGAAACGACCAGAGAAAGCCATGGAGTATGCACAAAAACTGAAACAGGCCGGTGTGAATGAAATCAACCTGAGTACTGGCCTTGATCACCAGCAGTGGGTTTCAGAAAACACCATTGTGAATGCGGTCACAGCGCTCGTAAGTCAATCTATTTTCACCTTGGTGACACTGGAAACCGATACTCAAACATCGGATTGCTTTGAGTCTTTTCACACCAACCCGAAAATTAAACAATTGCAGGGAAACAATTTATTTGAACTCAGAGTGAACTCATGGATGAGTTTTCATGAAACAAGCGAAGAACGCGCGCTTGTCACTCAGGTCAATGGACTCGAAAAAGGTTGCGATAATTTATTTGATGTCATGGTTGCAACGCCAGATAAAGAAATCACAGCCTGCTGCGGATTAACTGTCTCTCATATTCACGAAATGAAGTTATCACACATTCAGGACATTGGCAGTTACAAACGAGAACAGGAATATGATTTTTTAAAACTCTGGATCAAAATTGATGGCCCTTACAACATTCTGAAAAAACTAATAGGAGATCGTCATGAACGCTTAGATAAAATCACACATCCATGTCAGGCTTGCGCAATTATCCATAATGAACCAGACATGAGAGCACGACTCATCGAAATATACCCTGACAATATTGTTCGCGTATTAAACACTTATCACCTGATCAAAGCGACCCAAGAATACTTATGAAAAAAACAAATAAGTTTACAACCTATGGTGTTATAGGAACTTTGGCGATCCCGTCTATTCCAGCCTCTGCTTTAAATTCAGAACCTGATTCCGAAAGAATTTTCGGCAAGCCTAGGAGTATCTTATCCGAGACTGAAAATGGTCATCTTACTCCCAGACTCAAAATTGAGCTGAGAAAGTCTCATCTCCCTCAAGCAGTCTGGGCTGACATTGAGAAGCTTGATCAAATCTGGAGCCAGATTAAAAGTTTGTCAGACTATCAGAATTACGCAAAAAGCTTT
Proteins encoded in this region:
- a CDS encoding efflux RND transporter periplasmic adaptor subunit; its protein translation is MMTLNRFGDRLRGGISVILLSASGAAFGNESPASPQLPQISVAAVISERITEWDEYTGRLQAPVTVALKPRVSGYVTEVAYREGDLVQQGEVLFRIDDRLFRAEVERLEAQQVSMQSQLKLAESEFVRAKRLNATKAISADIYDNRQAALQQAKAELDALKASLKHARLQLSFTEVVSPIDGRVSHAQVTQGNYVTSGQSELTTIVSTEQMYAWFDVDEQTYLNYVRNHLLRVSEHSDSSPVMMALSGDAGFSYQGHIDFVNNTVSQQTGSIRMRATFENEAQMLMPGLFARLRLVGSKPYDAILIDEKAVGTDLNRKYVLKLDEANVVTYQPVTLGEKVAGLRVVQSGLTAADRIVVSGLQKVRPSMQVSPKIVEMATTEQLADIHRLQQWGTEAGQVEENHVLTARQSTDAQ
- a CDS encoding AraC family transcriptional regulator, whose amino-acid sequence is MTAIQEELIHLVNRHIDGPGLTDTVLPELKLMHSTENSACSPTIYSPMLCLLVQGEKRITAGARELMLTAGDFLLVPVMMPVVGEILRASEEQPYIGISISLDLKELTDLLIAMKEPPEAITKCPYCIRTVASDEDMLVVFKRFLSLLDHPEDIAIMLPLLKRELMYRLLKSPAGVQLRQFLLRDTQANRISKVVEMIQQRYREPIRVQELADMVHMSQSSLFNAFKAVTSMTPLQFQKQLRLNEARRIMLQDGLDASAASYRVGYESPSHFNREYSRLFGIPPMTDISRLRGHKPLMEDRI
- a CDS encoding radical SAM protein; its protein translation is MSDQLFKIEISPSTLSIITTYQCTAACADCCFECSPSITKSLSYAEMSQFIDDAIQEHPSIRLVVFTGGECFMLKDKLFSLITKCTQLGLATRCVTNGYWAKRPEKAMEYAQKLKQAGVNEINLSTGLDHQQWVSENTIVNAVTALVSQSIFTLVTLETDTQTSDCFESFHTNPKIKQLQGNNLFELRVNSWMSFHETSEERALVTQVNGLEKGCDNLFDVMVATPDKEITACCGLTVSHIHEMKLSHIQDIGSYKREQEYDFLKLWIKIDGPYNILKKLIGDRHERLDKITHPCQACAIIHNEPDMRARLIEIYPDNIVRVLNTYHLIKATQEYL